The Bacteroides sp. AN502(2024) DNA segment AACAAGAGGATACGTGTAATTTTCTTTTTTAACATGACATGCCGTTTAACGGTTTTGAACTCTTATTCTCTTTCTACTGATCGCAACAGCTTTTCCACGGCATCCTCCTTGCCGGGAGCAATGTCACGGCTGACCACACTGTCGGGAATATGGATAAACACGGAAACTATGTCACTGCCTTTCATTTTTTCAATGTCCGCCTCTTCAAGTCTGAAGGCTGCGTTATACCAGCGTCCGTCCGCCCATTCGCTGCAACAGACTCTTGGTCTTTCCGCTTTCAGTACCACGGAATCACCGTTGGTCAGCATGAATTTCACGCCCGGCCTGACGATGTGCATGGTAGAGTCGTTTTTCAGCACTTTGGCAAGCATCATGCAACGGTCGCTGTACTTGCTTATGCGGCACCGGAAAGTAATCTTTCCCGAATCACGCACTTTTTTCTTGGGAAGAAGGTCCACGGTGGCGGATTCCTTCACCCCGTGTTTGTCGGTCCGTACTTTCCGTGGAGTGCCGGCCGATATACATCCAATGTCTGCGAGCAGTAGACACAGGATGCAGATGATATGTCTCGTTCTTCTTTTCATCATATCAGTAAAGATTTTATTTGATGTACTTGATGGTAATTCGCGCGCAGCGGTTCAGTTTGGCCTTGAGCCCGCGTGTGCTCTTGTCGTCTACGCGGCCAATGGGTTCGGACAGGACATTGATAGAGAAATCCCCGTGGTTCAGTTCGCCGAACTTGCCGCTTTCCCGAAGCCACTTGATGGCGGAGAAGGCACGGTAGTGGGAAAGCGCCCTGTTGCGGTCCTGCCCGACCGCTTCCGCGTTCTCTCCGGTATAGTTGTCCTGGCTGGTGGCAAGACCTTCCGCCTGTACATGTATAATCTGACCGTTCTCCAGTATATCGCGGATGGTGTCCACCGCCTGCCTGTCGCTGAACTGGCTGATGTACCCCTCGTCACCTACCAGCGCCGCGTACACATCGGCAAAACTGTATAGGACTGTACCTTCTTCCAGCGGCATGTTCTCGCGTACCGTGGAAAGTCCGGCATGGGCGTTCAGCCCGTATGAGGTGGTCTCCTTGTAGTTGTCACGGCTCAGCAGGGTCTGGGTGCGTGTCTCGTTGTCGATACGGTAGCACCATGTCTTGTCTGCTTCGTAGATGGGTGCATAGTAGTACCCTGCCACGTCCTCGAATGCCTGCATGTCGTCGGCGTCCATTTCCAGTGAAAGCGGTCTGGAGGACATCTCGTAGCCACGTGCCACTCCTGTGGGGTTCTCCGTGAAAGTGGCCTTCTCCGTCGGCACGTTTTCGATCTTCAGCGAGCGCAGCGAAACTCCTGATTTCAGACGCGATGCCACGGCCGAATTGCTCTTGAATTTCTTCTGGGTGAAGATTCCGCCTGCCAGGTAATCCATAGAATGCACGTCAGCATCTGCCACGACCGGGGCATCGTTACGTCCGGAATAGTTGTTCGGATAAAACACGTAGAACGTGAAAGTCCGATACTCGGGACATTCCTGTACAACAGGAACTGGGGCGGGCACGTTGATGAAGTAGTTGATGTCGTCACCAGGTATGCAACGTTCCCAACCGCGCTGCTTGATGTAATAGGTGGCGCCGATGCTCACGCCGAGATTGTAGTCCCAGCGATGACCGGCAATGGGAGAAAGGTCGTAGTGGGTCTCGTAGAAACGCCCACGGAGCTTCACGTCAAGGGACCATGCCTTGGCCTTGGTGAAGAAACGGCTGTACTGTAGTTCCACGTTGCCATACCACTCGTTCTTGGGGCCATAGTAAGGTTTCCCCCATTTCTTGTTTTTCAGTTCCTTGTCATAATGATGCACGCCACCGATACCCAGTGAAAGGAGCAGCTGGTTGAAGCGTTCATTGGAATCGTACCCCTCCCATGCGTAAAGGATGCGCGAAATATTGAATACTACGTTTGCGTTGATGTCCCACCACTTGGTTTTCAGTTTCCAGTAAGGAGTGCCGTCAGCTTTCACCATGGGGGTGTTCTCGATGCCGACAGCATAAGGAGTCCATATTTCGGTAAATCCTCGTGAATTGCCCATGCCGAACTGTCCCTTGATACCGAAGCCTGGTGTGAACCACTTGCCGATACCGACTGTGAAATCCGGTGAAAGCGTCTCCTTGAACTTGCCGTTACCGCTCCAGTCGCCCCGGAATGTATGCACTCCTATATCCCCGTAAACCCACCAGTTGTCCCAAAAGCGGTTAGTCACCACGCGGTACTGGTCGTCAGTTGGCTGTAACTTGGGTACATAGTCCTTCGCCAGCAAGGAGTCGATCTTCATGAGCAGGGAGTCACGTTCTACCCGTCGCCACTGGATCTCGTCCAGGTTCTCAATCTGCGCGTACATGTTGCCTGTGACTAACATGCACAGAAATGTAAAGATGGTCTTTTTCATAAATAATTATTGTTGTTTTTAACTTATTGGCTACCTCATAAAGTCAAGAAGGGTTTTGATGAAGATATACATATCAAGCCCGAATGAGCGGTGGTCTATGTACCATAGGTCAAGTTTCACACGCCGCGCCATGTCTACATCCGCGGGAGTCTCGCCACGGTGCCCGAGAATCTGTGCCAATCCGGTAATGCCCGGTCTGACCGACAGTCGTCTCTTGTAATCCGGAATGCGGGATGAATATATCTCCGTATGGTAAAGCATATGCGGGCGGGGGCCGATGATGGACATGTCGCCTTTCAGAACGTTGATGAATTGTGGAAGCTCATCCAAGGACGAGTTTCGCAGGAAAATACCCATGCGTGTTATCCGACTGTCTCCGTTCACCGCCTGAAGGGTGTCGGCTTCATCGTTCACGACCATGGTACGGAATTTCAGGCAGGTAAAGGGTTTATTTCCCAGTCCGCTGCGCTGCTGCCTGAACAGGACCGGACCCTTGGAGGTCAGCTTGATGGCTATGCCGATGATGATATAGAACAAAGGGAATAAGGTGCAGATAAAGGCAAGTGAGACCGTTATGTCAAAAAAACGTTTCAGCATTGTTGTGTATCCGGGTGGCACCTTACCGGTTGTATATATTCCGGGCGGACCTCCACACCTACACTGAAAAAACCATTAAGTTTCACGAGCAGGCGTTTGACCTTGGAACCGCGTGTGGTGAGCAGGTGTCCCTCATAGCCGTCGAGAGGTCCGCCGATGATGCGGATCTCCTGTCCGAACATTTGGGGAGTAACTTCCTCCGGCAGATAGAACCGGGGATTTTTCGAGATGTTGACAGCGTGAATGAAACGTTTCATCTCTATGTCGGAGACGGTCATGGGGACACGGTACGTATTGTGCAGCCAGCGATATTGAAGCGTTGGTATTCTAGCTACGATCGGATCGAGATTCGTACGTGTATCGTACACGAAAAGCAAGTCCGGCACTAACGGGGTTTCCTCAATGACTTTTTTACCTTGTCGTATCACCAGCCGCTTTTTTATCGGGGTATATACCGTCATTTTCTTATCCTTTAGCAGCTTGTAAGCCGGACACTTAGCATTGGCTCGTTTCAGGTCGCGCATCGCAAACCATACAGCCTGGTCGTCACTTTCTTGAAATGCCATTGTTTCGGTTCAGGGCAATTCTATCAGTCCTGCAAGAATCTGTAATATATTACATATCAGGCAGTTATTGTTTATTTCTATAAAAGTTAGGGAAGCCTCCCCGCTTTTAAAATGTAGTCTTGTCATCATCCAAAACCAATATTTATCAATGCTTCTCTTTGTAAGAGAAGTTTGGTAATTTCGGGTAAATAATAACTTGTTGATAACCAGGGTTTAAGCACTGCATTAAAACATGTTTTAGCTCAACACCGATTGTGTAATTACACTTTTTATGCAAACAACTGAAAAAAAATAGGGTTGATTTTCATTGTCTTTTGAGGATTTTTTCGTACTTTTGTACTCTCGGAACTTCTCTTACAAAGAAAAATCTCAAATTTGTATAACAGGAATTTAGTGTATTAAAATATTGATATACAACCGCATAATTAATAAAACATAGACCGGTACAGCACAGAAAAACTTTTTCCCTTCTTGCTGCCTTCATTGTATAAACGTAGGTTCGTGTGTGACGAACTGCCTCTTGTGGAAACGCATGCAATAGTCAAGCAACATTTCGATATAGGAAATGATCAGGGACTGCTTTTATTATATCCGGAGTTTTTCAAAGACTGCCACGCTTATGACAAGGCTTTGCGCGGGTATCACAAACGTTCGCTCAGTGAAATAAGAATAAAACAGACGGGATGGATTGGCTAGAATTGAATAAGAATTGCTAACTTTGTGTTCTTGATTTACGCTTTATGAACATAGAAGAGTTTAGAGCCTACTGTCTCTCTTTTAAGGGAGTGCATGATAAAATGCCGTTTGAAAAAGCTACATCCGAGTATGACAGAAACCTGCTGGTCTTTTATGTAGCAGATAAATGGTTTTGTTTCGTGAATGTGGATGTTTTTGATTTCTGCAATATAAAGTGCATTCCGGAGCAGATAGAAGAATTGCAGGACAAATATGAAGGAGTGAAACCCGGTTATCACATGAATAAGAGGCATTGGATGAGTGTTTACTTTAATGAAGATGTGCCGGATAAGATGATCAGAGAACTGGTGAAAAAGTCGTATGATATTGTTGTCAGTTCCTTATCAAAGAAAGAGAAAGAAGAGCTGGGTGCAATGTAGAAAAAGAAGAACTGATCCGTCTGTTCTGCTTCTGTAACAATTTGACTGCTTACACACATTGGAAACAGCATAATGGACAGAAATGTAGGAATGAAGGAAACTTTGGTTGGTATATCGGTGATTTTTTTGTAATATTGCACAAAAATATTCATTTCTCGTCAAGAGAGCAAAACATAAAGTACATGAATCCATACGAAATCATTGATAAATATTATCCGAAGAATACGCAGCAGAGGCAAATCTTAGTAATACACAGTTTGTCAGTGTCCGGAAAAGCAATGAAAATGCTGGATGCTCATCCCGAACTACATTTAAACCGGAGTTTTGTGAAAGAAGCCGCTCTGTTGCATGATATTGGTATTTTTCAGACTGATGCTTCTACCATTCAGTGTTTTGGTATCCATCCTTACATTGCGCATGGGTATTTGGGAGCTGAAATTTTGCGGGCGGAAGGTTTTCCGCAACACGCACTGGTTTGTGAACGTCATACGGGAGCCGGACTTTCGTTAAAGGATATTATTGCTCAACAACTCCCTGTTCCCCATCGTGAGATGCTACCTGTCACCTTGGAAGAGCAATTGATTTGTTTTGCGGATAAATTCTTTTCTAAAACCCATTTGGATGAAGAGAAAACAGTAGAGAAAGCCCGGCAAAGTATTGCAAAATATGGTGAAGAAGGGCTAAGCCGCTTTGATAGATGGTGTTCTCTTTTTTTATAGCACTAAAAAATAATTAAATAACGGAGATTCTGACTCATATTTGGTGAAGTTTGTGTACTTTTGCCACTTCAAGCGTAAACTATTAGTTAATGGCGCCATTGAAAGCAAAAATACTTATATCGTTCATACTGCTGATTGTCTTACTGATGCTTCCCGACGAGGCTACGTCGCAGCGTCGAAGAAGAGGAATGATTGCCTCTAATACCGCACAAACGGATTCCCTCCAAGGAAATGATTCGTTGAAAGCAGATACGGTAACGGTACGCATTGATTCCATCGCACCGGTAAAAAAGAAACAACCACTTGATGCACCGGTTGTGTATGAATCTAACGACTCCACTGTCTTTACTTTAGGAGGAGCTGCCACACTTTATGGTAGCGGGAAAGTCAATTATCAGAATATTGAACTGGCGGCAGAAGTTATTTCAATGAATCTGGATAGTAGTACTGTGCATGCTTATGGTATCAAGGATACTACCGGAGTGGAAAAAGGTAAACCGGTATTTAAAGAAGGAGATACCTCTTATGATACGGAAACAATCCGATATAATTTCAAAACCAAAAAAGCGGGAATTACCGATATTGTCACCCAGCAGGGAGAAGGATATGTGACAGGAAGCAGGGCGAAGAAAGGAGCCAATGATGAAATTTTCATGGAGCATGGACGTTACACAACCTGCGACCATCATGAACATCCTCACTTCTATATGCAACTGACGAGAGCGAAAGTACGTCCTAAAAAGAATGTGGTAACAGGACCTGCCTATCTGGTGGTGGAAGATGTGCCTTTGCCGTTGGCAGTGCCATTCTTTTTCTTCCCGTTCTCCAGTAGCTACTCTTCCGGTTTCATTATGCCGACTTATATGGATGATTCGAGCCGCGGTTTCGGCTTGGCAGAAGGAGGGTATTACTTTGCCATCAGTGATATCATGGACTTGAAGATGACGGGAGATATCTTCACGAAGGGTTCGTGGAGATTATCCGGATTGACAAACTATAATAAACGATATAAATATTCCGGTACGCTCCAAGCGGACTATCAGGTCACCAAGACAGGGGATAAAGGGATGCCGGACTATGCAGTTGCCAAGGACTTCAAGGTAGTATGGAATCATCGTCAGGACGCTAAAGCCAGTCCGAACAGTACATTCTCCGCCAGTGTAAACTTCTCGACCAGTAGTTACGAACGTTCCAATATCAACAACCTTTATAATTCGCAGTTGTTGACTCAAAATACTAAAACATCCAGTATCAGCTATTCTCGTAGTTTCCCTGATATCGGTCTGACTTTATCCGGAACCACCAACATCGCACAGACGATGCGTGATTCTTCTATTGCAGTCACT contains these protein-coding regions:
- a CDS encoding MmcQ/YjbR family DNA-binding protein, whose translation is MNIEEFRAYCLSFKGVHDKMPFEKATSEYDRNLLVFYVADKWFCFVNVDVFDFCNIKCIPEQIEELQDKYEGVKPGYHMNKRHWMSVYFNEDVPDKMIRELVKKSYDIVVSSLSKKEKEELGAM
- a CDS encoding sugar transferase, with the translated sequence MLKRFFDITVSLAFICTLFPLFYIIIGIAIKLTSKGPVLFRQQRSGLGNKPFTCLKFRTMVVNDEADTLQAVNGDSRITRMGIFLRNSSLDELPQFINVLKGDMSIIGPRPHMLYHTEIYSSRIPDYKRRLSVRPGITGLAQILGHRGETPADVDMARRVKLDLWYIDHRSFGLDMYIFIKTLLDFMR
- a CDS encoding HDIG domain-containing metalloprotein, producing the protein MNPYEIIDKYYPKNTQQRQILVIHSLSVSGKAMKMLDAHPELHLNRSFVKEAALLHDIGIFQTDASTIQCFGIHPYIAHGYLGAEILRAEGFPQHALVCERHTGAGLSLKDIIAQQLPVPHREMLPVTLEEQLICFADKFFSKTHLDEEKTVEKARQSIAKYGEEGLSRFDRWCSLFL
- a CDS encoding UpxY family transcription antiterminator, which encodes MAFQESDDQAVWFAMRDLKRANAKCPAYKLLKDKKMTVYTPIKKRLVIRQGKKVIEETPLVPDLLFVYDTRTNLDPIVARIPTLQYRWLHNTYRVPMTVSDIEMKRFIHAVNISKNPRFYLPEEVTPQMFGQEIRIIGGPLDGYEGHLLTTRGSKVKRLLVKLNGFFSVGVEVRPEYIQPVRCHPDTQQC